A section of the Fusarium falciforme chromosome 8, complete sequence genome encodes:
- a CDS encoding SCA7 domain-containing protein — protein MGSDARKGEDGTIKVASKKKKNGVVKLKKLPPKHSKPGNWRDGSVAEDKKKNGNSSPTGAPSPGPVVNQLDENAHETFATGRPLEDNPDLQQCKHCKKSVLKTAAKAHIAQCLRVKKEKAQKKKEAREARERAKEAARQEEARKEDEENGEGKGDDDSDEDGISAEKKATGSKTAKKAAGKKPDDDKKGKKRKADGDPDKGPKTKKKKDEPKAKVPKPKGPVDVERQCGVILPNGQPCARSLTCKSHSMGAKRAVAGRSLPYDMLLAAYQKKNQAKQQKAALDANAPIEDEDDANNGPVDSDEETSAVMGALATWKPQPVIPQPTFTPIKRQYQLARLHEQLQMATNGGRTNIFAVSGFGAQKLPEGHPGLQESEDAPGELDLGVVGFGARTTATFTPQRQASVSSRA, from the exons ATGGGGTCTGACGCTCGCAAAG GCGAGGACGGCACGATCAAGGTTGcatcgaagaagaagaagaatggaGTAGTCAAGCTAAAGAAGCTCCCGCCCAAACACAGCAAGCCTGGAAACTGGAGGGACGGTAGTGTTGCGGAAG ataagaagaagaatggcAACTCTTCACCTACAGGTGCGCCTTCGCCAGGCCCTGTTGTGAACCAACTCGACGAAAATGCCCACGAAACGTTTGCGACCGGCCGACCCCTCGAAGACAACCCTGACCTCCAACAATGCAAACACTGCAAGAAGAGCGTCCTAAAGACGGCGGCAAAAGCACACATTGCACAGTGTCTCCGAGTGAAAAAGGAAAAGGCgcaaaagaaaaaggagGCGCGCGAGGCCAGAGAAAGGGCAAAGGAGGCCGCAAGACAGGAGGAAGCACgcaaggaggacgaggagaatGGCGAAGGGAAAGGCGACGATGACAGCGACGAAGACGGAATCTCGGCTGAAAAGAAGGCCACTGGAAGCAAAAccgccaagaaggctgccgGGAAGAAGCCTGATGAcgacaagaagggcaagaaacGGAAGGCCGATGGCGATCCAGATAAGGGGcccaagacgaagaagaagaaggatgagccTAAGGCCAAGGTTCCTAAACCAAAAG GCCCTGTGGATGTGGAGCGCCAATGTGGTGTTATATTACCCAACGGGCAGCCTTGTGCGAGATCCCTGACGTGTAAGAGTCACAGTATGGGCGCCAAGCGTGCTGTTGCTGGCAGATCTCTACCATACGATATGCTTCTTGCTGCCTACCAGAAGAAGAACCAAGCAAAACAGCAAA AGGCAGCACTCGACGCCAATGCTCCAatagaggacgaggacgatgcaAATAACGGCCCTGTCGACTCGGATGAGGAAACATCCGCCGTGATGGGCGCGCTGGCTACTTGGAAACCCCAGCCCGTGATTCCGCAGCCCACATTCACCCCGATCAAACGTCAGTACCAGCTTGCCAGGCTGCACGAACAGCTTCAGATGGCTACGAATGGTGGCAGAACCAACATTTTCGCCGTGAGTGGCTTCGGTGCGCAAAAACTCCCCGAGGGTCATCCTGGACTGCAGGAAAGCGAGGACGCTCCAGGGGAGCTGGACCTAGGAGTTGTGGGATTCGGGGCACGAACAACAGCAACGTTTACTCCCCAGCGTCAGGCCTCTGTCTCGAGTAGGGCATAG
- a CDS encoding RING-type domain-containing protein, which produces MSHSKRNTSRPVFTSHERALAKSHWASSSARLHRDSFLPFGSCGLCLNIARDPVSCRRGDIFCRECALSNILTQKKDIKRADKARAAAEEEAAKLRALEDEQDRERAVADFELTQAGLDRKRKGPVTKTDDAATDATSGENALALVGTKRKFELDQDELDRIAREDKVKARKAIDDEKAAKPTLPSFWTPSLTPDAQTSKLPPVVKKAKTVPTCPASSPDDAHPITMQNLITIDFNEEETSTGKQRTCPSCRKMLTNASNPMMAKQCGHVMCHNCVKQFMLPSTKKSSSEDDPPLTCYVCDVPLTSKSQKHEVAKGSSIPGLVALRSEGTGFSARGASTVEKSSVAFQC; this is translated from the exons ATGTCACACA GCAAACGAAACACCTCTCGTCCCGTCTTCACCTCGCACGAGCGCGCCCTCGCGAAATCACACTGGGCCTCGTCCTCAGCCCGTCTCCATCGCGACTCGTTCCTCCCCTTTGGCTCTTGCGGTCTCTGCCTCAACATCGCCCGGGATCCCGTATCCTGCCGTCGCGGCGACATTTTCTGTCGCGAGTGCGCCCTGTCGAACATCCTGACCCAGAAAAAGGACATCAAGCGCGCCGACAAGGCTCGCGCTgcggcagaggaggaggctgcgaAGCTTAGAGCGCTCGAGGACGAGCAGGATCGCGAGCGCGCCGTCGCGGATTTCGAATTGACGCAAGCTGGACTGGACCGAAAGAGAAAGGGACCCGTGACGAAAACGGACGATGCGGCTACAGATGCTACAAGTGGCGAGAATGCATTAGCTCTCGTAGGGACGAAGCGCAAGTTCGAGCTTGATCAAGATGAGCTGGATCGCATTGCGCGGGAGGACAAAGTCAAGGCGAGAAAGGCAATTGATGATGAAAAG GCCGCTAAACCTACGCTCCCTTCCTTCTGGACTCCATCACTTACTCCAGATGCCCAAACAAGTAAACTCCCTCCTGtcgtcaagaaggccaagaccgTACCGACTTGCCCGGCATCATCGCCAGACGACGCCCACCCGATAACCATGCAAAACCTCATTACAATCGACTTCAACGAGGAGGAGACCTCGACCGGCAAGCAGAGAACGTGTCCTTCATGTCGCAAGATGCTCACCAACGCCTCCAACCCCATGATGGCTAAACAATGTGGGCACGTAATGTGCCACAACTGTGTCAAGCAGTTCATGCTCCCGTCCACCAAGAAGTCGTCTTCAGAGGACGACCCGCCCCTGACCTGTTACGTCTGCGACGTGCCTCTGACTTCTAAGTCCCAGAAACATGAAGTAGCCAAGGGCTCCTCGATTCCCGGCCTGGTGGCCCTTCGGTCCGAAGGAACAGGCTTCTCGGCTCGAGGAGCCAGCACCGTGGAGAAGTCGAGTGTTGCCTTCCAATGCTAG
- a CDS encoding Tafazzin family protein — MSDSDPPPAQPSLPWRMTSTALMGCVSMLTRGFMYGLNDLEVRGLDGLLGVLERRKTQGRERGLLTVCNHVAVLDDPLIWGILPFRYAFDGANMRWGLGAHDICFKNKATSTFFMLGQVLPTHRLWHSPYGGLYQPTMTQAIKLLSGPSPSSWSTASDSALATIPPSTPAPPVPEPLFFSTNGVDNFTAPAAFSANRNAWLHVFPEACCHQSPDSGLRYFKWGVSRLILESDPAPEFIPMFVHGTQHIMAEDRGFPRFLPRIGNKVRIVIGEPTDVDQVFGHQRAAWKKLVEKGDPELLRDSPEARELRVSVAKRVRDEVEKLRESIGFAAEEDGTAALAETWAKDPHKKKYKSPVDGSLVNRH; from the exons ATGTCCGACTCCGATCCTCCTCCCGCCCAGCCGAGTTTGCCATGGCGCATGACCTCGACGGCTCTGATGGGCTGTGTCAGTATGCTCACGAGAGGGTTCATGTACGGCCTGAACGACCTTGAAGTGCGAGGGCTGGATGGATTGCTGGGTGTGCTTGAGCGGCGGAAAACTCAAGGCCGCGAACGTGGGTTGTTGACAGTGTGTAATCATGTCGCCGT ACTCGATGATCCTCTAATCTGGGGCATTTTGCCATTTCGCTACGCTTTTGACGGTGCCAATATGCGATGGGGCCTCGGCGCCCACGATATTTGCTTCAAGAACAA GGCCACATCGACATTCTTCATGCTTGGCCAAGTACTTCCCACTCATAGGTTATGGCACTCTCCGTATGGCGGCTTATACCAGCCAACAATGACTCAAGCCATCAAGCTCCTCTCTggtccatctccatcatcctgGTCGACAGCCTCAGACTCGGCCCTGGCCACAATTCCACCTTCAACACCAGCTCCTCCTGTCCCCGaacctcttttcttctctacCAATGGCGTCGACAACTTCACAGCACCCGCTGCCTTCTCAGCCAACCGAAATGCTTGGCTTCACGTCTTCCCCGAGGCCTGTTGCCACCAGAGTCCGGATAGTGGGCTACGATACTTCAAGTGGGGTGTATCTCGCTTGATCCTTGAAAGCGACCCGGCCCCTGAGTTCATCCCCATGTTCGTCCATGGGACTCAACACATCATGGCCGAGGATAGGGGCTTCCCGAGGTTCTTACCACGCATTGGAAACAAGGTCAGGATAGTGATAGGTGAGCCAACAGATGTTGACCAAGTCTTTGGCCACCAGCGGGCGGCATGGAAGAAGCTTGTTGAAAAGGGAGATCCAGAGTTGCTCAGGGATAGTCCGGAAGCCAGGGAGCTCAGGGTCTCCGTGGCCAAGCGTGTAAGGGACGAAGTCGAAAAGTTGAGAGAGAGCATAGGCTTCGCAGCCGAAGAGGATGGCACAGCTGCTCTGGCAGAAACATGGGCCAAAGATCCTCACAAGAAGAAATACAAGAGCCCCGTTGATGGGAGTCTTGTTAATAGACACTGA
- a CDS encoding Septin-type G domain-containing protein codes for MRPVLPANHPLNNQASGRSGRPDSLVCGPSTAPTSCFITSEADLDARRDRSRPRFRQQADRRKCSRSAREPSTPRRRPSPARIDKVPSSTSESEESIVEQDPLVLPSRPSTPSLIGLSRPESVLSGSSRSYSLAGPSIECPSDSLQDDASLPETDMADNRGHDNSIPQLIMPSLTVPRRRPFSEVGKSLGKLKIMVSGQNGIGKTSLIKTLAQRCEHIVHMDPIENSNAVHATETYASSRPHPWWRSDSDLTVTTRRRISTTGDVLDRNVCFVESPRHQHGASGPWRDLHYVESHLASLISKPMADSDLLALVNSGGVPVVDALLYLIPHSGLTREDVQYIKHAQGMTNVIPVLTRADELAAEEIRHIRQRVAKQLANENIDYFSFDGPEPSDEASRVYAISTKTQTDYDTMDASVLMNSEYNPTLVPTDLSRLVDHIFSLDGSARLRHAAAIKCVKWRRNHGDSLLQSALSSGCMVSRTVPQSALRLRPFRRSQSWERLELYNWANNLRQSLHSERLYHLMEERSNSNAPAYESSLVRLTPDGNQQRRPKKRNTKTPTHQDPLGLLQIGGKLKQKGMFALEMVSSFGLIGLVLSRLIHSNWADGVCSIVGTKRMGMEVGQLNMLLPL; via the exons ATGAGACCTGTCTTGCCTGCGAACCACCCCCTCAATAACCAAGCCTCGGGTCGCTCAGGCCGGCCAGACAGTCTTGTCTGTGGTCCCTCGACTGCTCCCACCTCGTGCTTCATCACCAGCGAGGCCGACCTCGATGCTCGCCGAGATCGCTCTCGTCCAAGATTCCGCCAGCAAGCCGATCGTCGCAAGTGCAGCCGTAGCGCACGCGAGCCGTCAACCCCGCGCCGAAGGCCTTCGCCCGCTCGCATCGACAAGGttccatcttcaacctcggAATCAGAGGAATCGATAGTCGAGCAGGATCCCTTGGTTCTCCCTTCACGACCGAGCACTCCGTCCTTGATCGGCCTCTCACGACCCGAATCTGTACTAAGTGGCTCCTCTCGGAGTTATTCACTTGCTGGACCTTCCATCGAATGTCCAAGCGACTCCCTGCAAGACGACGCATCTTTACCAGAGACCGACATGGCCGACAACCGGGGTCATGACAACTCCATCCCTCAGCTAATCATGCCCAGCCTGACGGTGCCACGCCGTCGTCCTTTTTCTGAAGTGGGCAAGTCACTGGGCAAGCTGAAGATAATGGTGTCAGGTCAGAACG GTATTGGTAAAACCTCACTCATCAAGACCTTGGCACAACGTTGCGAGCACATCGTCCACATGGATCCAATAGAGAACAGCAACGCAGTGCATGCAACTGAAACATATGCCAGCTCAAGGCCTCATCCATGGTGGCGATCCGACTCTGACCTCACAGTTACCACGCGGAGACGTATCTCAACTACTGGTGATGTCCTGGATAGGAATGTTTGCTTTGTTGAAAGCCCTAGGCATCAGCACGGCGCTTCT GGGCCTTGGCGTGACCTACATTATGTCGAGTCTCACCTGGCATCTCTCATTAGCAAGCCTATGGCGGATTCCGATTTGCTGGCTCTGGTCAACTCTGGAGGTGTCCCAGTTGTGGATGCTTTGCTCTATCTTATCCCTCACAGTG GTCTTACACGGGAGGATGTGCAATATATCAAGCACGCTCAGGGAATGACTAACGTTATACCCGTCCTAACACGTGCTGATGAGCTCGCTGCAGAAGAGATTAGGCACATCAGACAGCGAGTTGCGAAGCAGTTGGCCAATGAAAATATCGACTATTTCTCCTTCGACGGCCCTGAACCATCCGACGAAGCCTCTCGAGTGTACGCCATCTCGACCAAAACTCAAACTGACTACGATACCATGGACGCCAGCGTCCTGATGAACTCGGAATACAACCCAACCCTTGTCCCGACCGACCTGAGCAGGCTCGTCGACCACATCTTCTCACTGGATGGTAGTGCTCGGCTACGCCATGCTGCAGCTATCAAATGCGTCAAGTGGCGCCGTAACCATGGCGATAGTCTTCTCCAGAGTGCTCTTTCCAGCGGTTGCATGGTGTCTCGAACCGTTCCTCAGAGTGCCTTGAGGCTGCGCCCCTTCCGGCGATCTCAGAGCTGGGAACGACTGGAGCTGTACAACTGGGCCAACAATTTACGGCAAAGTCTCCACTCGGAGCGGCTTTATCATCTGATGGAGGAAAGATCGAACTCAAACGCTCCTGCGTACGAGTCATCCCTTGTACGGCTTACCCCGGACGGGAACCAGCAAAGACGACCGAAGAAGCGAAACACCAAGACGCCCACTCATCAAGATCCGCTTGGGCTATTGCAGATAGGGGGGAAACTCAAGCAAAAGGGCATGTTTGCGCTGGAGATGGTGAGCAGTTTCGGTTTGATCGGCTTGGTTCTTTCTCGACTAATTCACTCCAACTGGGCAGACGGCGTTTGCTCCATTGTCGGGACGAAaaggatggggatggaggtAGGTCAGCTAAACATGCTGTTGCCTCTGTAA
- a CDS encoding Thioredoxin domain-containing protein, with translation MSQATPADSNTGNTGFWKELESWKTPEAKEVGPPVEVGSKAPWMAELRLPDGKPTIVVFLRHCGCPFAEKTFKSLATLSEEHHQVHCIAISHSSAEATDHWLPQVGGSWDVDMVIDEGRDIYAKWGLGISSTWHAVNPVTLWSAFSLGKNEGIWNRPTESGSRWQTSGAFAVDRDGTIRWAHVSRTADDVPDLQAAATALGFPPKATKKSH, from the exons ATGTCCCAAGCTACTCCAGCAGATAGCAATACCGGCAACACCGGGTTCTGGAAGGAGCTCGAGTCTTGGAAGACGCCCGAGGCCAAAGAAGTCGGTCCTCCTGTCGAGGTCGGATCCAAGGCACCTTGGATGGCCGAGCTTCGCCTTCCAGACGGAAAACCTACTATAGTCGTCTTCCTCCGCCACTGCGGATGTCCTT TCGCCGAAAAAACCTTCAAATCCCTCGCGACCCTCTCGGAGGAACACCACCAAGTCCACTGCATCGCCATATCCCACTCCTCGGCGGAAGCCACAGACCACTGGCTCCCCCAGGTCGGCGGCAGCTGGGACGTGGACATGGTCATTGACGAGGGCCGCGACATTTACGCCAAATGGGGCCTCGGCATATCCTCAACATGGCACGCCGTGAACCCGGTCACGCTGTGGTCCGCATTCAGCCTCGGGAAGAACGAGGGCATCTGGAACCGGCCGACTGAGAGCGGCTCGCGGTGGCAGACGAGTGGCGCTTTTGCTGTGGACCGTGATGGCACTATCCGATGGGCTCATGTTTCTCGAACAGCGGATGACGTTCCAGATCTCCAAGCTGCGGCCACTGCCCTTGGATTTCCACCCAAAGCCACCAAGAAGTCCCACTGA
- a CDS encoding Protein DML1, protein MREIISLQLGQLSNYAATHFWNAQESYFTYSADETSPVDHNVHWRAGVGADGSETFLPRTVIYDLKGGFGSLRKINALYEAESEVDAASLWSGQSVVHKQTPIDPSAYQQSLDAGTEPPQLTTSTVRYWSDFSRVFFHPRSLVQLYDFELNSTTMPFERFSMGTELFSVLDKEHELVDRDFRPFAEECDRLQGIQVFTTIDDAWGGFSSSYLESLRDEFPKSCIWTWGLQSPLLDIPRAKRQLRLANLAHSVEQLCTQASTLVPLSLPEGDLSAGVSMDRRSAWHTSALMAAGIETATLPSRLSQGSVGQPASLDDLAESLNAAGNQPLASMHMSLATTKDAPEDSRIDVDFFQVGRQWNRQHVQQRDTHKHIFGAILSCRDLDPLENADQDEAGRLGQGERPIIGNPVVRKYDSSLRFPLLDAYPQIYSRVAGQPNIGVQTTLSTNSSMVQRIRTLRSESARLVALNEREDLSNGLAELADAYQEGWFSGSDEDDDDL, encoded by the exons ATGCGTGAGATTATCAGTCTccagcttggccagctgaGTAACTATGCGGCCACTCACTTCTGGAATGCTCAG GAATCATATTTCACGTATTCGGCTGACGAAACATCACCCGTGGACCATAATGTTCACTGGAGAGCTGGCGTAGGCGCTGATGGCTCCGAAACATTTCTCCCACGGACAGTCATCTATGACCTTAAAGGCGGCTTTGGCTCTCTGCGCAAGATCAATGCCCTTTACGAGGCAGAGTCGGAGGTTGATGCGGCCTCTCTATG GTCAGGCCAATCTGTCGTCCACAAGCAGACGCCCATCGACCCCAGCGCCTACCAGCAAAGCCTGGACGCAGGCACAGAACCTCCCCAACTGACGACGTCCACTGTGAGATACTGGTCTGACTTCTCCCGCGTCTTCTTCCACCCTCGGTCTCTGGTCCAGCTTTATGACTTTGAGCTCAACTCCACAACCATGCCCTTTGAGCGCTTCTCCATGGGCACTGAGCTGTTCTCCGTCCTCGACAAGGAGCATGAGCTCGTGGACCGAGACTTTCGACCCTTTGCGGAGGAATGCGACCGGTTACAAGGGATCCAGGTGTTTACCACCATCGACGACGCTTGGGGTGGCTTCTCGTCCTCGTATCTTGAGTCGCTGCGGGACGAGTTCCCCAAGTCCTGCATCTGGACCTGGGGTCTGCAGAGCCCCCTGCTCGACATCCCCAGAGCCAAGCGCCAGTTGCGACTGGCAAACCTGGCCCATAGTGTTGAGCAACTTTGTACCCAAGCCTCGACTCTGGTTCCATTGTCTCTGCCCGAAGGTGACTTGTCGGCTGGCGTGTCGATGGATCGCCGCTCAGCATGGCACACATCTGCTCTTATGGCGGCGGGAATAGAGACTGCTACTCTGCCATCGCGTCTGTCACAGGGCTCTGTTGGTCAGCCCGCTTCTCTAGATGACTTGGCCGAGAGCCTTAATGCGGCTGGCAACCAGCCCCTGGCGAGCATGCACATGTCTCTGGCAACCACCAAAGATGCGCCCGAAGACAGCCGCATCGATGTTGACTTCTTCCAAGTAGGACGGCAGTGGAATAGGCAGCATGTTCAACAACGGGATACGCACAAGCACATATTTGGCGCAATCCTGTCTTGCCGAGACTTGGATCCTCTGGAGAATGCAGACCAGGATGAAGCTGGACGCCTCGGTCAGGGTGAACGCCCAATCATTGGCAACCCTGTTGTTCGCAA ATACGATTCATCTCTCCGGTTCCCTCTGTTAGATGCCTACCCGCAGATCTATTCTCGAGTCGCAGGGCAACCCAACATTGGTGTGCAGACCACCCTTTCCACCAACAGCTCCATGGTCCAGCGGATCAGGACATTGCGGTCCGAATCGGCACGGCTCGTGGCGCTCAACGAAAGAGAAGACTTGAGTAACGGACTGGCTGAGCTTGCAGACGCCTACCAGGAAGGTTGGTTCAGTGGcagcgatgaggacgacgacgatctgTGA